In Methanofollis fontis, the following proteins share a genomic window:
- a CDS encoding cation diffusion facilitator family transporter, which yields MKDEQTPPLTLPPPQALSSLIGHHTPMDDPAVQEGAGDDRQEAERVVRKVAFYSLIVNTALVLVKLYLAGIAGSLALGADAVHSSLDVLASLALLAGIYLSSRKSREFPYGLYKVENIVAVIIALLVFFTAWEIAAEALTGEGTATPFSGWVLIAVAALVTVPYLLGTYEVRMGRDYHSPSLIADGRQHRVDVLSTSVVFFALLARYFGLPIDHAAAVVIAGFIAYSGWDILKDSMRTLLDASIDHATRDAIRSAVLADPMVIGIRNLTARNSGRYIFVEAVVAMKPTDLAGADLASGRIQDRIRRLVPNVERVVIHPEPAERSHIRYAVPLIDLDGTISPHFGEAPYFALLDIGVKEGRLERKEILPNPARDLERQKGIRAAEMLLEQKPDIVYSQQPLAGKSAEYVFESAQVRTKITDATTLADLIAGIEEEVRADQRE from the coding sequence ATGAAGGACGAACAGACCCCTCCCCTCACCCTGCCCCCTCCGCAAGCGTTATCATCGCTGATCGGCCACCACACACCAATGGACGATCCGGCGGTGCAGGAAGGAGCGGGCGACGACCGGCAGGAGGCCGAGCGGGTCGTCAGAAAGGTCGCCTTCTACTCCCTGATCGTCAATACCGCCCTGGTGCTCGTAAAACTCTATCTCGCCGGGATCGCGGGGAGTTTGGCCCTCGGCGCCGATGCTGTCCACTCCTCCCTGGACGTGCTCGCATCCCTCGCCCTCCTCGCCGGCATCTATCTCTCCTCCAGAAAGAGCCGGGAGTTCCCGTACGGCCTCTACAAGGTGGAGAACATCGTCGCCGTGATCATCGCCCTGCTGGTCTTCTTCACGGCATGGGAGATCGCCGCGGAGGCGCTCACCGGCGAGGGCACGGCCACCCCCTTCAGTGGATGGGTGCTCATCGCCGTCGCCGCCCTGGTCACCGTCCCCTACCTGCTCGGCACCTATGAGGTGCGGATGGGAAGAGACTACCATTCCCCCAGCCTGATCGCCGACGGGCGACAGCACCGGGTGGACGTGCTCTCCACCTCGGTCGTCTTCTTCGCCCTCCTCGCCCGGTATTTCGGGCTCCCTATCGATCACGCAGCCGCCGTCGTCATCGCCGGATTCATCGCCTATTCGGGATGGGACATCCTGAAGGACAGCATGCGCACCCTCCTCGACGCCTCCATCGACCACGCCACCCGCGACGCCATCAGGTCCGCCGTCCTCGCCGACCCGATGGTGATCGGCATCAGGAACCTGACCGCCCGGAACTCGGGACGCTACATCTTTGTCGAGGCAGTGGTGGCGATGAAACCGACCGATCTCGCCGGGGCGGACCTGGCGAGCGGACGCATCCAGGACCGAATCCGCCGCCTGGTCCCCAACGTGGAGCGGGTCGTCATCCACCCCGAACCGGCGGAGCGCTCGCACATTCGCTATGCCGTCCCGCTCATCGACCTCGACGGCACGATCAGCCCCCACTTCGGCGAGGCCCCCTATTTCGCCCTCCTCGACATCGGGGTGAAGGAGGGGAGACTGGAGCGCAAGGAGATCCTCCCGAACCCGGCCCGCGACCTGGAGCGGCAGAAGGGGATCCGGGCGGCGGAGATGCTGCTGGAGCAGAAGCCCGACATCGTCTACTCACAGCAGCCCCTCGCCGGAAAATCGGCCGAATATGTGTTTGAATCGGCACAGGTGAGGACAAAGATCACCGATGCGACCACCCTGGCAGACCTGATCGCCGGGATCGAGGAGGAGGTGCGGGCCGATCAGAGGGAATAA
- a CDS encoding type II toxin-antitoxin system HicA family toxin has protein sequence MPKIPVLSPQKVIKILETKGFVLVRTRGSHHLYRHPETGRRVTVPVHAKDLPTGTLLEILRQAGIEREELKERK, from the coding sequence ATGCCTAAAATTCCCGTCCTCTCCCCGCAAAAAGTCATCAAAATTCTTGAAACAAAAGGATTCGTCCTGGTACGGACACGGGGCAGCCACCACCTCTACCGTCACCCGGAAACAGGGAGGCGCGTGACCGTCCCGGTTCATGCAAAGGATCTGCCCACAGGCACTCTTCTTGAAATCCTCCGACAGGCAGGGATAGAACGAGAGGAACTCAAAGAACGGAAATAG
- a CDS encoding type II toxin-antitoxin system HicB family antitoxin, with translation MHRITYRILLRKEPEGGYTVTVPTLPGCVTFGGTIEEAIAMAKEAIEVYLEDLTERGEEIPTEEDTLEYTLTVEAYA, from the coding sequence ATGCACCGCATCACCTATCGCATTCTTCTGCGAAAAGAGCCGGAGGGAGGCTACACCGTCACGGTACCGACGCTTCCCGGCTGCGTCACCTTCGGCGGCACGATCGAGGAGGCGATCGCAATGGCGAAGGAGGCGATCGAGGTGTACCTGGAAGACCTGACCGAAAGAGGCGAGGAGATCCCGACCGAGGAGGACACCCTCGAATATACCCTGACGGTCGAAGCATATGCCTAA
- the sepS gene encoding O-phosphoserine--tRNA ligase, whose translation MRFDPEFWKELSRTDFEGAWHRGPEVLSRPSLAATYPRKGFRRAAPHPIAETIQRLREVYLSMGFDEARVPLMIEEADVYRQFGPEASAVLDRVFYLGGLPRPNVGISDRQAEEIMGIIRAENDSYAVPPEEVKEKLQQTFHAYKKATIDGDELSHEIAADLGIDDALVVHILDSIFPEFRDLAPESSRTTLRSHMTSGWFLSLGAMWEHYPRPICLFSIDRCFRREQEEGPTRLMTYHSASCVLAGEEITIEDGKAVSEALLSAFGFEDFEFRPDEKRSKYYIPDTQTEVYARHPEIGWVEVATFGMYSPSALGEYGIGVPVMNLGLGVERLAMILYQADDVRKLTHPQFFPRTLTDREIAAAITLREEAQSPEGRALVEAIMATATANAAAEGPCSFLAFEGEVGGRRLRVFVEEPEENSRLCGPATFNEVFVQDGRVLGVPDTEKFADVRANGAPTGISYLMAAANLAAARIEEAARCGEAASVQVKMAKTPSDVNLRIPDWTMRYITDNKRKVDVRGPVFLTVRGEIGE comes from the coding sequence ATGAGATTTGATCCTGAATTCTGGAAGGAACTGTCAAGAACCGATTTCGAGGGCGCCTGGCACCGGGGGCCGGAGGTGCTCTCCCGCCCGTCGCTGGCCGCAACCTATCCGAGGAAGGGCTTCCGGCGGGCGGCGCCGCACCCGATCGCCGAGACGATCCAGCGCCTCCGCGAGGTCTACCTCTCGATGGGCTTCGACGAGGCCCGCGTGCCGCTGATGATCGAGGAGGCGGACGTCTATCGCCAGTTCGGCCCGGAGGCGAGCGCCGTGCTGGACCGCGTCTTCTATCTCGGCGGTCTGCCGCGGCCGAACGTGGGGATCTCGGACCGTCAGGCCGAGGAGATCATGGGGATCATCAGGGCCGAGAACGACTCCTACGCCGTTCCCCCCGAGGAGGTGAAGGAGAAACTCCAGCAGACCTTCCACGCCTATAAGAAGGCGACGATCGACGGCGACGAACTGAGCCATGAGATCGCCGCCGACCTCGGCATCGACGATGCCCTGGTGGTGCATATCCTGGATTCGATCTTCCCGGAGTTCCGGGACCTCGCCCCGGAGTCGTCCAGGACGACGCTGCGCTCCCATATGACGAGCGGCTGGTTCCTCTCCCTGGGGGCGATGTGGGAGCATTACCCCCGCCCGATCTGTCTCTTCTCGATCGACCGCTGTTTCCGCCGTGAGCAGGAGGAGGGGCCGACCCGCCTGATGACCTACCACTCGGCCTCCTGCGTGCTGGCCGGTGAGGAGATCACGATCGAGGACGGCAAGGCGGTTTCCGAGGCCCTGCTCTCGGCCTTCGGTTTTGAGGACTTCGAGTTCCGCCCTGACGAGAAGCGCTCCAAATACTATATCCCGGACACCCAGACCGAGGTCTACGCCCGCCACCCGGAGATCGGATGGGTGGAGGTGGCCACCTTCGGCATGTACTCCCCCTCGGCCCTCGGGGAGTACGGCATCGGGGTGCCGGTGATGAACCTGGGCCTCGGCGTGGAGCGGCTGGCGATGATCCTCTACCAGGCCGACGACGTCAGAAAACTCACCCATCCCCAGTTCTTCCCCCGCACCCTCACCGACCGGGAGATCGCCGCGGCGATCACCCTCAGGGAGGAGGCGCAGAGCCCGGAGGGGCGGGCCCTGGTGGAGGCGATCATGGCGACGGCGACGGCGAACGCCGCAGCCGAAGGGCCCTGCTCATTCCTGGCCTTCGAGGGCGAGGTCGGCGGGCGGCGCCTCCGTGTGTTTGTGGAGGAGCCCGAGGAGAACTCGCGGCTCTGCGGGCCGGCCACCTTCAACGAGGTCTTTGTGCAGGACGGCCGCGTGCTCGGCGTCCCGGACACCGAGAAGTTCGCCGACGTCCGGGCGAACGGCGCACCCACCGGCATCTCCTACCTGATGGCGGCAGCGAACCTGGCGGCGGCCCGCATCGAGGAGGCGGCCCGCTGCGGGGAGGCGGCGAGCGTGCAGGTGAAGATGGCGAAGACGCCGTCGGATGTGAACCTGCGGATCCCGGACTGGACGATGCGGTATATTACCGATAATAAGAGGAAGGTGGATGTGCGGGGCCCGGTGTTTCTGACGGTGCGAGGGGAGATCGGGGAGTAA
- the twy1 gene encoding 4-demethylwyosine synthase TYW1 yields the protein MRSQRCEGARGALKKQGYQFFSPESTAAVKPCMWNKRSLKGGEMCYKNRFYGITSHRCVQMTPTLRCNQRCRFCWRSFEHEVEEVEECPPEVILENVRRLQKRALSGYKVSRYVSKERFAEALDPDMVAVSLSGEPTLYSRLAELIDGFNAEGFTTFLVTNGTRPEMLARCRPFQTYVSVDAPDRGTYLDLCNPDEDYWDRIMESLDLLSSRRSAIRTTVVKGLNDIDAAGYAAIYERSRPTYIEVKGYMYLGYSRKRLERENMPDHAEVRAFAEEIAAHCSYEITDESPISRVVLMERRGDE from the coding sequence ATGCGATCTCAACGATGTGAGGGCGCCCGCGGCGCCCTGAAGAAACAGGGCTACCAATTTTTTTCGCCTGAATCGACGGCGGCGGTGAAGCCGTGCATGTGGAACAAGCGCTCCCTGAAGGGGGGCGAGATGTGTTACAAGAACCGCTTTTACGGGATCACAAGCCACCGCTGCGTGCAGATGACCCCGACGCTGCGCTGCAACCAGCGCTGCCGTTTCTGCTGGCGATCCTTTGAGCACGAGGTCGAGGAGGTTGAGGAGTGTCCGCCTGAGGTGATCCTGGAGAATGTCCGCCGCCTCCAGAAACGCGCCCTCTCCGGCTACAAGGTCTCGCGCTATGTCTCAAAGGAGCGGTTTGCCGAGGCGCTGGACCCCGATATGGTGGCGGTCTCCCTCTCCGGCGAACCGACGCTCTACTCCCGCCTCGCGGAACTGATCGACGGCTTCAATGCCGAGGGTTTCACCACCTTCCTGGTCACGAACGGCACCCGTCCGGAGATGCTGGCTCGCTGCCGCCCCTTCCAGACCTATGTCTCGGTGGACGCACCCGACCGCGGCACCTACCTGGACCTCTGCAACCCGGACGAGGACTACTGGGACCGGATCATGGAGAGCCTGGACCTCCTCTCCTCACGGCGGTCGGCGATCAGGACGACGGTCGTGAAGGGCCTGAACGATATCGACGCCGCGGGGTATGCGGCGATCTACGAGCGGTCGAGGCCCACCTATATCGAGGTAAAGGGATACATGTATCTCGGATACAGTCGAAAACGGCTTGAAAGGGAGAACATGCCCGATCATGCCGAGGTGAGGGCGTTTGCCGAGGAGATCGCTGCACACTGCTCTTACGAGATCACCGACGAGAGCCCGATCTCGCGGGTGGTGCTGATGGAACGACGAGGGGATGAGTGA
- the argS gene encoding arginine--tRNA ligase, translating into MFLETYRILEAALRDATGAESADLVDGGEHADFATTIAFSLAKKERKAPMAIAADLAERLAPALDPHGIRVDTKGPYINFHVSDAYVRETVKAALEPGFGRLPEQGGRVNLEHTSANPNGPLHVGHIRNSIIGDTLARAFRKAGYTLEVHYYVNDMGRQIAIVSWGFDHIELAAEEGEKGDHHIARVYVAANRRIEADESIVADIDRLMQQIEAGDPETARKFRAVVSRCLDGFKVTMKNLNVVHDRFVWESDFVRNGDMRRIIEKLDRMPEAIHEGTLAIDLSAFGFEKEYVVRRSDGTSVYAARDLAYHTWKGRNFERVIDVLGADHKLIGSQLQCTLQLMGERPPEIVIFEFVSLPEGSMSTRAGKFISADELIAEVTNKAYDEVSDRRPELPEEEREGIARAVALAAIRYDIVKVSPEKSTVFNWEEALDFERQSGPYVQYSHARACSILEKAGAFEYAYEFTDPHEIALAKQIARFPAVIDQVVRDLRPHLLAIYARDLADLFNSFYRYVPVLRSEGVTLQSRLTLVRAAQNTLKEALETLGIDAISTM; encoded by the coding sequence ATGTTTCTTGAGACCTACCGGATACTGGAGGCGGCACTGCGGGATGCCACCGGCGCCGAATCGGCGGACCTGGTCGATGGCGGCGAGCATGCGGACTTCGCCACCACCATCGCCTTTTCCCTGGCAAAGAAAGAACGCAAAGCACCGATGGCGATCGCCGCCGATCTGGCGGAACGCCTCGCCCCTGCCCTCGATCCGCACGGCATCAGGGTCGATACGAAGGGGCCGTACATCAACTTCCATGTCAGCGACGCCTATGTCCGCGAGACGGTGAAGGCGGCCCTCGAACCCGGATTCGGGCGCCTCCCCGAACAGGGCGGGCGGGTGAACCTGGAGCACACCAGCGCCAACCCCAACGGCCCCCTGCATGTGGGGCACATCAGGAACTCGATCATCGGCGACACCCTGGCCCGCGCCTTCCGGAAGGCCGGATACACCCTGGAGGTCCACTACTATGTGAACGACATGGGCCGCCAGATCGCCATCGTCTCCTGGGGCTTTGACCATATCGAATTGGCCGCAGAAGAGGGGGAGAAGGGAGACCACCACATCGCGCGCGTCTATGTGGCGGCAAACCGGCGGATCGAGGCGGACGAGTCGATCGTCGCCGATATCGACCGCCTGATGCAGCAGATCGAGGCCGGCGACCCCGAGACCGCACGGAAGTTCAGGGCGGTCGTCTCCCGCTGCCTCGACGGCTTCAAGGTCACGATGAAGAACCTGAACGTCGTCCACGACCGCTTTGTCTGGGAATCGGACTTCGTGCGCAACGGCGATATGAGGCGGATCATCGAGAAACTCGACCGCATGCCGGAGGCGATACACGAAGGCACCCTGGCCATCGACCTCTCGGCGTTCGGGTTCGAGAAGGAGTATGTGGTGCGGCGCTCGGACGGCACCTCGGTCTACGCGGCGCGGGACCTGGCCTATCACACCTGGAAGGGCCGCAACTTCGAGCGTGTGATCGACGTGCTCGGCGCCGACCACAAGCTGATCGGCTCGCAGCTCCAGTGCACCCTGCAGCTCATGGGCGAACGACCCCCAGAGATCGTGATCTTCGAGTTCGTCTCCCTGCCCGAGGGCTCGATGTCCACGCGGGCCGGGAAGTTCATCTCGGCAGACGAACTGATCGCCGAGGTGACGAACAAGGCCTATGATGAGGTCTCAGATCGCCGCCCCGAACTCCCCGAGGAGGAGCGGGAGGGGATCGCCCGGGCCGTGGCGCTGGCCGCCATCCGCTACGATATCGTCAAGGTCTCGCCAGAGAAGTCGACGGTCTTCAACTGGGAGGAGGCGCTGGACTTCGAACGGCAGAGCGGCCCCTACGTCCAGTACTCCCATGCCCGGGCCTGCTCGATCCTGGAGAAGGCAGGGGCGTTCGAGTATGCCTACGAGTTCACCGATCCACACGAGATCGCCCTTGCAAAGCAGATCGCCCGCTTCCCGGCGGTGATCGACCAGGTGGTCCGGGACCTCCGGCCCCACCTGCTGGCGATCTATGCCCGCGACCTGGCCGATCTCTTCAACTCCTTCTACCGCTATGTGCCGGTGCTGCGGTCCGAGGGGGTGACGCTGCAGAGCAGGCTGACCCTGGTGCGGGCGGCGCAGAACACCCTGAAGGAAGCGCTGGAGACGCTTGGTATCGATGCGATCTCAACGATGTGA
- the prf1 gene encoding peptide chain release factor aRF-1, producing the protein MTNIEEMEPARLRYEFKKMLERLEAKQGSGTELISLYIPPDKQIFDVTAQLRDEFGQCSNIKSKQTRTNVQSAISSILSRLKYFKKPPENGMAVFCGTVNTIGDRTDLQCEIVYPPEPLGMYMYRCSSNFELEPLKAMLEEKYVYGLLVIDRREAYWGFLRGNRIEPISGSTSTVPGKQRKGGQSSVRFERLRLIAINEFYKKVGDHASDVFLAEKDFFERFKGLLIGGPSPTKEEFYEGNYLHHEVQKRVLGLFDVAYTNESGLGELVDAAQDALKGIEVVKEKELMTRFLRELVKDDSVAAYGEESVRRNLEMGAVDILLLSDRLRESRLRIKCGSCGYTEERTIRVEPGKTTKDFETGSCPQCSAPLQIEEEVDIIDELTALADQSGTKVEIISDEFEEGSVLYSAFGGIAAILRYRTGY; encoded by the coding sequence ATGACCAATATTGAGGAGATGGAACCGGCGCGGCTGCGATATGAGTTCAAAAAGATGCTCGAGCGGCTGGAGGCAAAGCAGGGAAGCGGGACCGAGCTGATCTCGCTCTACATCCCGCCTGACAAACAGATTTTCGACGTCACGGCCCAATTGCGGGACGAGTTCGGGCAGTGCTCGAACATCAAGAGCAAACAGACGAGAACCAACGTCCAGAGCGCCATCTCCTCCATCCTTTCACGCCTGAAATACTTCAAGAAGCCGCCCGAGAACGGCATGGCCGTCTTCTGCGGGACGGTGAACACCATCGGCGACCGCACCGACCTCCAGTGCGAGATCGTCTATCCGCCCGAGCCCCTCGGCATGTATATGTACCGCTGCTCCTCGAACTTCGAGCTCGAACCCCTGAAGGCGATGCTCGAGGAGAAATATGTCTACGGTCTCCTGGTCATCGACCGGCGGGAGGCATACTGGGGCTTCCTGCGGGGTAACCGGATCGAGCCCATCAGCGGGAGCACCTCGACCGTGCCGGGCAAACAGCGTAAAGGCGGACAGTCATCGGTCCGTTTCGAACGTCTCCGTCTCATCGCCATCAACGAGTTCTACAAGAAGGTCGGGGACCACGCAAGCGACGTCTTCCTGGCCGAGAAGGACTTCTTCGAGCGTTTCAAGGGGCTGCTCATCGGCGGACCCTCACCGACCAAGGAGGAGTTCTATGAGGGCAACTACCTCCACCACGAGGTGCAGAAACGGGTGCTCGGCCTCTTCGACGTCGCCTATACAAACGAGAGCGGGCTGGGTGAACTGGTGGACGCCGCACAGGACGCCCTGAAGGGGATCGAGGTCGTCAAGGAGAAGGAACTGATGACCCGGTTCCTCCGGGAACTGGTCAAGGACGACAGCGTCGCCGCATACGGTGAGGAGAGCGTGAGGCGGAACCTGGAGATGGGGGCTGTGGATATCCTGCTCCTCTCCGACCGCCTGCGGGAGTCACGCCTGCGGATCAAATGCGGCTCCTGCGGTTATACCGAGGAGCGGACCATCAGGGTCGAGCCCGGCAAGACGACCAAGGATTTCGAGACCGGGTCCTGCCCGCAATGCAGCGCACCCCTGCAGATCGAGGAGGAGGTGGACATCATCGACGAACTCACCGCCCTGGCCGATCAGAGCGGGACGAAGGTGGAGATCATATCGGACGAATTTGAGGAGGGTTCGGTGCTCTACTCGGCCTTCGGCGGGATAGCGGCGATCCTCAGATACAGGACGGGATACTAG
- a CDS encoding alpha/beta hydrolase, with protein MRRLAPLLLLLLVAAGCTGALETATSAVDDDGTLSLVVPVPAFSEQVLNESGGVTVSEIVLHRDIDIPCLLAAPETPEAAIVYAPGAGVLPAAHLERAIRYAEAGIAFCVVDIRGNGGGAAGHPFDLNSEFAAFAGGNQPQTHRIAADLIACREVLAERYPVPVWAMGSSNGGRYAELAAAADTDFAGYIGVSTSGFGRAGDDYGGDARRFLLSIDPSVSIASISPRPVLLFHATEDPVIPYADGQALFEAAAEPREFVPFNGTHGVNAEVDAGVMAVCV; from the coding sequence ATGCGCCGCCTCGCCCCCCTCCTTCTGCTCCTCCTGGTCGCCGCCGGGTGCACAGGTGCGCTGGAGACGGCGACCTCTGCCGTGGACGACGACGGCACGCTCTCCCTCGTCGTGCCGGTGCCGGCGTTCTCTGAGCAGGTGCTGAACGAGAGCGGGGGCGTCACGGTGTCGGAGATCGTGCTCCACCGCGATATCGACATCCCCTGCCTGCTGGCCGCACCGGAAACGCCGGAGGCGGCGATCGTGTATGCACCGGGGGCCGGCGTGCTCCCCGCGGCGCATCTGGAGCGGGCGATCCGGTATGCGGAGGCGGGGATCGCCTTCTGTGTCGTGGACATCAGGGGGAACGGCGGCGGGGCGGCGGGGCACCCCTTCGACCTGAACTCCGAGTTCGCCGCCTTTGCCGGCGGGAACCAGCCCCAGACCCACCGGATCGCCGCCGACCTGATCGCCTGCCGGGAGGTGCTCGCGGAGCGCTATCCCGTCCCGGTATGGGCGATGGGGTCCTCGAACGGCGGGCGGTATGCCGAACTGGCGGCCGCCGCCGATACCGATTTTGCCGGGTATATCGGGGTTTCGACATCAGGATTCGGGCGGGCGGGCGACGACTACGGCGGGGACGCACGGCGGTTCCTGCTCTCGATCGATCCCTCCGTCTCGATCGCCTCCATATCCCCGCGGCCGGTGCTCCTTTTCCATGCCACCGAGGATCCGGTGATCCCCTATGCCGACGGGCAGGCCCTGTTTGAGGCGGCCGCAGAGCCGCGGGAATTCGTCCCCTTCAACGGCACACACGGCGTCAATGCCGAGGTCGATGCCGGCGTGATGGCCGTATGCGTGTGA
- a CDS encoding NUDIX hydrolase — MTEIYRGRRLSVNLERITLPDGSERERVVVRPGNAAVMLPLEGEHCYLIRQYRFAIDGWIYEAPAGTLEEGEDPVETARRELVEECGLAAEEMIPHGFIYTTPGFSDERIYLYEARGLSPSSEFTPDDDEQIEVVRLPVADLMAMCRDGRITDAKTIAIAYRCCR, encoded by the coding sequence GTGACCGAGATCTACCGCGGGCGGCGCCTCTCGGTAAACCTGGAGCGGATCACCCTCCCTGACGGTTCGGAGCGGGAGCGGGTCGTGGTCCGACCCGGCAACGCCGCCGTGATGCTCCCGCTGGAGGGGGAGCACTGCTACCTCATCCGCCAGTACCGTTTCGCCATCGACGGGTGGATCTACGAGGCGCCGGCCGGAACCCTGGAGGAGGGGGAGGACCCGGTCGAGACGGCCAGGCGCGAACTCGTCGAGGAGTGCGGACTGGCGGCAGAGGAGATGATCCCGCACGGCTTCATCTATACCACACCGGGGTTTTCGGACGAGCGGATCTATCTGTATGAGGCCCGCGGCCTCTCCCCCTCAAGCGAATTCACCCCTGACGACGACGAGCAGATCGAGGTCGTCCGCCTGCCGGTCGCCGACCTCATGGCGATGTGCCGGGACGGGCGGATCACGGACGCCAAGACGATCGCCATCGCATACCGCTGCTGCCGGTGA
- the queC gene encoding 7-cyano-7-deazaguanine synthase QueC yields MKAVCLLSGGMDSTTLAYLAKEMGYEVLALHLTYGQRTAEKERACARTIAGLLEAEEFLEIDVGYFSKFGKSALTDPAIAVEDYSEGEEGIPQTYVPFRNANLLSMAVSFAESRDAEAVFIGVQSSDYSGYPDCREEFIQAFQRAVDLGTAAGGRIRLLTPFVHMNKTEIVQKGLDLGVPYEHTWSCYTQNEVACGVCDSCHFRLEAFRALGIEDPIPYRVRP; encoded by the coding sequence ATGAAGGCGGTATGTCTTCTTTCCGGCGGGATGGACTCGACCACCCTCGCCTACCTGGCAAAAGAGATGGGCTATGAGGTCCTGGCCCTTCACCTCACCTACGGGCAGAGGACCGCCGAGAAGGAGCGGGCGTGCGCACGGACGATTGCCGGGCTCCTGGAGGCGGAGGAGTTCCTGGAGATCGACGTCGGCTATTTCTCAAAGTTCGGCAAGAGCGCCCTCACCGATCCGGCGATCGCGGTGGAGGACTACAGCGAAGGAGAAGAGGGGATCCCGCAGACCTATGTGCCGTTCAGGAACGCCAACCTGCTCTCGATGGCGGTCAGTTTCGCCGAGTCCCGCGACGCCGAAGCGGTGTTCATCGGGGTGCAGTCCTCCGACTATTCTGGCTATCCCGACTGCCGGGAAGAGTTCATCCAGGCCTTCCAGCGGGCGGTGGACCTCGGCACTGCTGCCGGCGGGCGGATCCGACTGTTGACGCCCTTCGTGCACATGAACAAGACAGAGATCGTGCAGAAGGGGCTGGACCTCGGGGTGCCGTACGAGCACACCTGGTCCTGCTACACCCAGAACGAGGTCGCCTGCGGGGTCTGCGATTCCTGCCATTTCAGGCTCGAGGCCTTCCGCGCCCTGGGCATCGAGGACCCGATCCCCTACCGGGTGAGGCCGTGA
- a CDS encoding 7-carboxy-7-deazaguanine synthase QueE — MRIAEIFCSLQGEGRNQGRPTVFIRLAGCNLRCAWCDSPAARDGDRGVEMGVDAVLDRIWRMKVRHICITGGEPLLQIDEVAEACRRLQRMGYSVEIETNGTVDFRPVQPFASVCMDVKCPSSSQRSDISLLQHIGERDSVKFVVADEEDLEFAERVITHCPIRGETFISPVYGADEQGIARWVLAANLPARFQIQLHKYLEMR; from the coding sequence ATGCGGATAGCTGAGATCTTCTGCTCCCTGCAGGGCGAGGGGAGAAACCAGGGGCGCCCGACCGTGTTCATCCGTCTGGCCGGCTGCAACCTGCGGTGCGCATGGTGCGACAGCCCAGCGGCGCGGGACGGGGATAGGGGGGTGGAGATGGGTGTCGACGCCGTCCTGGACCGCATCTGGCGGATGAAGGTCCGTCACATCTGCATCACCGGCGGCGAACCCCTCCTCCAGATCGACGAGGTCGCCGAGGCCTGCCGCCGCCTCCAGCGCATGGGGTATTCGGTGGAGATCGAGACGAACGGCACCGTGGACTTCAGACCGGTGCAGCCGTTCGCGTCGGTCTGCATGGACGTCAAGTGCCCCTCGTCCAGCCAGAGGAGCGACATCTCGCTCCTCCAGCATATCGGCGAGAGGGACAGCGTCAAATTCGTCGTTGCCGACGAGGAGGATCTCGAATTTGCAGAACGAGTCATCACCCACTGCCCGATCCGGGGCGAGACCTTCATATCCCCGGTGTATGGAGCGGACGAGCAGGGCATCGCCAGGTGGGTGCTGGCGGCAAACCTGCCGGCGCGTTTCCAGATCCAGCTCCACAAGTACCTGGAGATGAGATGA
- a CDS encoding 6-carboxytetrahydropterin synthase: MVTVIYKETYFDASHRLLHYVGKCHRLHGHRWRVEAWISGTPDPKTGILIDFNCIRAVTDRFDHQVILNEEDPMVPCIRQFHDVVTTAGDPTSEALAEIITDLINEACIEGGSDARVVRVRVWEAATCYAEIEYADS, translated from the coding sequence ATGGTCACCGTCATCTATAAGGAAACCTACTTCGATGCAAGCCACCGCCTCCTCCATTATGTGGGGAAGTGCCACCGCCTCCACGGTCACCGCTGGCGGGTGGAGGCCTGGATCAGCGGGACGCCGGACCCGAAGACCGGCATTCTCATCGATTTCAACTGTATCAGGGCGGTCACCGACCGGTTCGATCACCAGGTGATCCTCAACGAGGAGGACCCGATGGTCCCCTGCATCCGCCAGTTCCATGACGTGGTGACCACCGCCGGGGATCCGACGAGCGAGGCGCTCGCCGAGATCATCACCGACCTCATCAACGAGGCCTGTATCGAGGGGGGGTCAGATGCGCGGGTGGTGCGGGTCCGGGTCTGGGAGGCGGCGACCTGTTATGCGGAGATCGAGTATGCGGATAGCTGA